A genomic segment from Pseudomonas sessilinigenes encodes:
- the rfaP gene encoding lipopolysaccharide core heptose(I) kinase RfaP — protein MKLMLAEPFKSLWAGRDAFAAVEELKGQVYRELEARRTLRTEVEGRGYFVKIHRGIGWGEILKNLVTAKLPVLGAGQEWQALERLHQVGVPTMTAVAYGERGANPADQHSFIVTEELAPTVSLEDFSIDWIKQPPEPALKRALIAEVARMTGTMHRAGVNHRDCYICHFLLHTDRPIRPGELKLSVIDLHRAQTRSKITQRWRNKDLAALYFSALDIGLTRRDKLRFLKGYFQRPLRQILAEEAALLSWLEGKAEKLYARKQRYGDAL, from the coding sequence ATGAAGTTGATGCTTGCCGAACCCTTCAAGAGCCTCTGGGCCGGACGCGATGCGTTCGCCGCCGTCGAGGAGCTCAAGGGCCAGGTTTACCGTGAGCTGGAAGCGCGTCGTACCCTGCGTACGGAAGTCGAGGGTCGCGGTTATTTCGTGAAGATCCATCGAGGGATCGGATGGGGCGAAATCCTCAAGAACCTGGTCACTGCCAAGCTGCCAGTGCTGGGGGCCGGCCAGGAGTGGCAGGCCCTGGAGCGCCTGCATCAGGTCGGTGTGCCGACCATGACGGCCGTGGCCTATGGTGAGCGTGGTGCCAACCCGGCGGACCAGCACTCCTTCATCGTCACCGAGGAGCTGGCGCCCACTGTCAGCCTTGAAGATTTCAGCATCGACTGGATCAAGCAGCCGCCAGAGCCGGCGCTCAAGCGAGCGCTCATCGCCGAAGTGGCGCGCATGACCGGCACCATGCATCGTGCGGGGGTCAATCATCGCGACTGCTACATCTGCCACTTCCTTTTGCATACCGACCGGCCGATTCGTCCTGGCGAGCTGAAGCTCTCGGTCATCGACCTGCATCGTGCGCAGACCCGCTCGAAGATCACCCAGCGCTGGCGTAACAAGGACCTGGCGGCCCTGTATTTTTCGGCCCTGGATATCGGCCTGACCCGCCGCGACAAATTGCGTTTTCTCAAGGGCTACTTCCAGCGGCCACTGCGCCAGATCCTGGCCGAGGAAGCGGCGCTGCTGTCCTGGCTCGAGGGCAAGGCGGAAAAGCTCTACGCACGCAAGCAACGGTACGGAGATGCGCTCTGA
- the waaF gene encoding lipopolysaccharide heptosyltransferase II, producing the protein MNILIVGPSWVGDMVMAQTLFQCLKQRHPQCEIDVLAPEWSRPILERMPQVRRALSFPLGHGALELATRRGIGKSLAGQYDQAILLPNSLKSALVPFFAGIPKRTGWRGEFRYGLLNDVRKLDKERYPLMIERFMALAYEPGAELPQPYPRPSLQIEMHSRDAALAKFGLALDRPVLALCPGAEFGEAKRWPSEHYAQVAETKIREGWQVWLFGSKNDHAVGEDIRGRLIPGLREESVNLSGETSLAEAIDLLSCADSVVSNDSGLMHVAAALNRPLVAVYGSTSPGFTPPLADQVEVVRLGIECSPCFDRTCRFGHYNCLRQLLPQPVNEALQRLQGSAVEVQ; encoded by the coding sequence CGACGTGCTGGCCCCCGAATGGAGCCGGCCGATTCTCGAGCGTATGCCCCAGGTGCGTCGGGCCTTGAGCTTCCCCCTGGGCCATGGCGCACTGGAGTTGGCGACCCGGCGCGGCATCGGCAAGTCCCTGGCCGGCCAGTACGATCAGGCCATCCTGCTGCCCAATTCGCTGAAGTCGGCCCTGGTGCCGTTCTTCGCCGGCATTCCCAAGCGCACCGGCTGGCGTGGCGAATTCCGCTATGGCTTGCTCAATGACGTGCGCAAGCTCGACAAGGAACGCTATCCGCTGATGATCGAGCGGTTCATGGCCCTGGCCTATGAGCCGGGCGCCGAGCTGCCGCAGCCTTATCCACGGCCGAGCCTGCAGATCGAGATGCACAGTCGTGATGCGGCCCTGGCCAAGTTCGGGCTGGCCCTGGATCGCCCGGTATTGGCGCTGTGCCCAGGGGCCGAGTTCGGTGAGGCCAAGCGCTGGCCCTCCGAGCATTACGCGCAGGTGGCCGAGACCAAGATCCGTGAGGGTTGGCAGGTCTGGTTGTTCGGTTCGAAGAACGATCATGCCGTGGGCGAGGATATCCGTGGCCGGCTGATTCCCGGGTTGCGTGAGGAGTCGGTCAATCTCAGTGGTGAAACCTCCCTGGCCGAGGCCATCGACCTGTTGTCCTGCGCCGATTCGGTGGTGTCCAACGACTCGGGGCTGATGCATGTCGCTGCTGCGCTCAACCGCCCGCTGGTGGCGGTGTACGGCTCCACCTCGCCGGGTTTCACCCCACCTTTGGCCGATCAGGTCGAAGTGGTGCGGCTGGGTATCGAATGCAGCCCATGTTTCGATCGCACCTGTCGTTTTGGCCATTACAACTGCCTGCGCCAATTGTTGCCGCAGCCGGTGAACGAAGCCTTGCAGCGTTTGCAGGGCTCTGCGGTCGAGGTCCAATAA
- a CDS encoding lipopolysaccharide kinase InaA family protein, with protein MRLSELKNAGRNPTLPLSLELADAAGPAQLQLLSLLRVLPGQRYVGAGVWRGRTVLAKLLVGPKAARHFQRELQGVRLLAEQGLTTPLLLADGLQEGEGGWLLFEFLEGAQSLGDAWNQVQALPVLADEQVAVLAEALSSIGQLHAKGLWQEDLHLDNLLRHGGQLHLIDGAGICVEEAGKPLSRQKVLENLGVFFAQLPKSLEPFTEELLVHYLLSNAEHALPLEALQKQVDKVRAWRLRDFLAKVGRECTLFCVQRGPFALRAIRREEEAAMLPVLAQADTLLDQGHLYKTGGAASVGRIESAGRTLVLKRYNIKGFAHWLKRFWRPSRAWHSWREGNRLAFLGIATPKPLAVLEQRFLWLRRRAYLVTEYLAGPDVIERFAPFVDSGAPPEQELQALDRLFAELIRERISHGDLKGHNLFWQEDRWALIDLDSMCQHSSPGSFAAAYARDRARFMRNWPESSKLYQVIDQRLPKAPDASAA; from the coding sequence ATGCGTTTGTCCGAGCTGAAGAATGCCGGGCGCAACCCGACCCTGCCCCTGAGCCTGGAGCTGGCGGATGCCGCTGGCCCGGCACAGTTGCAGCTGTTGAGCCTGCTGCGGGTGCTGCCAGGGCAGCGTTATGTCGGCGCTGGCGTATGGCGCGGGCGTACGGTGCTGGCCAAGTTGTTGGTGGGGCCCAAGGCCGCAAGGCATTTCCAGCGGGAATTGCAGGGTGTGCGCCTGTTGGCAGAGCAGGGGCTGACCACGCCGCTACTGTTGGCCGATGGTCTGCAGGAGGGTGAGGGTGGTTGGCTGCTCTTCGAATTCCTGGAGGGCGCGCAGAGCCTGGGCGACGCTTGGAACCAGGTGCAGGCATTGCCGGTGTTGGCCGATGAGCAGGTCGCGGTCCTGGCCGAAGCCCTGAGCTCGATCGGCCAGTTGCACGCCAAGGGGTTGTGGCAGGAAGACCTGCACCTGGACAACCTGTTGCGCCACGGTGGCCAGTTGCATTTGATCGATGGCGCGGGAATTTGTGTCGAGGAAGCAGGCAAGCCCTTGTCTCGCCAGAAGGTCCTGGAGAATCTCGGGGTGTTCTTCGCCCAGTTGCCCAAGAGCCTGGAGCCATTCACCGAAGAGCTGCTGGTGCATTACCTGCTGAGCAACGCCGAGCACGCCTTGCCCTTGGAGGCCCTGCAAAAGCAGGTGGACAAGGTTCGTGCCTGGCGCCTGCGGGATTTCCTGGCCAAGGTCGGTCGTGAGTGCACGCTGTTCTGCGTGCAGCGCGGGCCTTTTGCCCTGAGGGCGATTCGCCGTGAGGAGGAAGCGGCGATGTTGCCAGTGCTGGCGCAGGCCGACACCTTGCTGGACCAGGGGCACCTGTACAAGACCGGCGGCGCGGCCAGTGTCGGCCGGATCGAGTCTGCAGGGCGCACGCTGGTGCTCAAGCGCTACAACATCAAGGGTTTCGCCCATTGGCTCAAGCGTTTCTGGCGCCCGAGCCGGGCCTGGCATTCCTGGCGCGAGGGCAATCGCCTGGCATTCCTCGGGATCGCCACCCCCAAGCCCTTGGCAGTACTGGAACAACGCTTCCTCTGGTTGCGCCGGCGAGCCTACCTGGTGACCGAGTACCTGGCGGGGCCGGACGTCATCGAGCGCTTCGCGCCTTTCGTCGATAGCGGTGCGCCCCCGGAGCAGGAGTTGCAGGCCCTGGACCGGCTTTTTGCCGAGTTGATTCGAGAGCGCATCAGCCATGGCGACCTCAAGGGGCACAACCTGTTCTGGCAGGAGGATCGTTGGGCCCTGATCGACCTGGACTCCATGTGCCAGCATTCCAGTCCAGGGAGCTTCGCTGCGGCTTATGCCCGTGATCGCGCGCGTTTCATGCGCAACTGGCCTGAAAGCAGCAAGTTGTATCAAGTGATTGATCAGCGCTTGCCCAAGGCTCCCGACGCGTCTGCGGCCTGA
- the waaC gene encoding lipopolysaccharide heptosyltransferase I, which yields MRVLLIKTSSLGDVIHALPALTDAMRAIPGIKFDWVVEEGFAEIPSWHPAVGKVIPVAIRRWRKNIWQTIKSGEWRRFKQSVRSTKYDLVIDAQGLLKSAWLTRYVRAPVAGLDKNSAREPLASRFYSRRLAVARGQHAVERVRQLFALALGYDLPQGLGDYGLNVEKLVELPRKKPFVLFLHGTTWDTKHWPEAYWRELAERMGMLGVEVRLPWGNAAEKARAERIASGLKSATVLPKLNLAGVAKVLADAQACVAVDTGLGHLAAALDVPTISLFGPTNPGLTGAYGRVQIHMGSDFPCAPCLQKQCTYQPTAVDRQRYDLTRELPLCFTRLNPERVASRLSTLLLAEEPR from the coding sequence TTGCGGGTACTGCTGATCAAGACCTCTTCGCTGGGTGATGTGATCCATGCCTTGCCGGCACTCACCGATGCCATGCGAGCGATCCCCGGAATCAAGTTCGACTGGGTCGTGGAGGAGGGGTTCGCCGAGATTCCCTCCTGGCATCCGGCAGTGGGCAAGGTGATTCCAGTGGCGATCCGCCGCTGGCGCAAGAATATCTGGCAAACCATCAAGAGCGGCGAGTGGCGGCGCTTCAAGCAGAGCGTGCGCTCCACCAAGTACGACCTGGTGATCGATGCCCAGGGCCTGCTCAAGAGCGCCTGGTTGACCCGCTATGTCCGTGCTCCGGTAGCGGGGCTGGACAAGAACTCGGCCCGTGAGCCCCTGGCTTCGCGTTTCTACTCCCGGCGTTTGGCTGTGGCCCGTGGGCAGCATGCGGTAGAGCGGGTGCGCCAGTTGTTCGCCTTGGCCCTGGGCTATGACCTGCCCCAGGGCCTGGGTGATTACGGCCTGAACGTCGAGAAGCTGGTGGAGTTGCCACGCAAGAAGCCATTCGTGTTGTTCCTGCACGGCACCACCTGGGACACCAAGCACTGGCCCGAGGCCTACTGGCGCGAGCTGGCCGAGCGCATGGGGATGCTTGGGGTCGAGGTCCGGTTGCCCTGGGGCAACGCAGCCGAGAAGGCCCGTGCCGAACGCATCGCCAGTGGCCTCAAGAGTGCCACGGTCTTGCCCAAGCTGAACCTGGCTGGCGTCGCCAAGGTGTTGGCCGATGCCCAGGCCTGTGTCGCCGTGGATACCGGATTGGGGCACCTGGCCGCTGCACTGGATGTGCCCACGATTTCCCTGTTCGGCCCTACCAACCCGGGATTGACCGGCGCCTATGGCCGAGTGCAGATCCACATGGGCAGTGATTTCCCCTGTGCGCCCTGCCTGCAAAAGCAATGTACCTACCAGCCCACTGCCGTAGACCGGCAGCGTTATGACCTTACGCGTGAGTTGCCCCTGTGCTTCACGCGCCTGAATCCCGAGCGTGTCGCCAGCCGACTGAGCACCTTGTTATTGGCTGAGGAGCCACGCTGA
- a CDS encoding glycosyltransferase family 4 protein gives MQLAFVLYKYFPFGGLQRDFMRIALECQRRGHGIRVYTLIWEGDVPPGFEVLVAPVKALFNHHRNEKLSAWMEADLAKRPVDRLIGFNKMPGLDVYYAADGCFEDKAQNLRHSLYRRWGRYRHFAEYERAVFAKDAKTEILMISEVQQPLFIKHYDTPLSRFHLLPPGIAQDRRAPANAAEIRADFRREFALKDDDLLLVQIGSGFKTKGVDRSLKALAALPAALKKRTRLFVIGQDDPKVFQVQSAALGLSEHVQFMKGRSDIPRFLLGADLLIHPAYNENTGTVLLEALVAGLPVLVSAVCGYAHYIAEAESGLVLDEPLEQGQLNQYLTTMLSDDAARATWSRNGLAFAETADLYSMPQHAADVILAEQDR, from the coding sequence ATGCAATTGGCTTTTGTCCTGTATAAATATTTCCCCTTCGGCGGCCTGCAGCGCGATTTCATGCGCATTGCCCTGGAGTGCCAGCGTCGCGGCCATGGGATTCGCGTCTACACCCTGATCTGGGAAGGTGATGTCCCGCCTGGCTTCGAGGTGCTGGTGGCGCCGGTCAAGGCGCTGTTCAATCATCACCGCAATGAAAAACTCAGTGCCTGGATGGAGGCCGACCTGGCCAAGCGTCCGGTGGACCGGCTGATCGGCTTCAACAAGATGCCGGGCCTGGATGTCTACTATGCCGCCGACGGCTGTTTCGAGGACAAGGCGCAGAACCTGCGGCACTCCCTGTACCGTCGCTGGGGGCGCTACCGGCATTTTGCCGAGTACGAGCGGGCCGTGTTCGCCAAGGATGCCAAGACCGAGATATTGATGATCTCCGAGGTCCAGCAACCCTTGTTCATCAAGCACTACGACACACCGCTGTCGCGCTTCCACCTGTTGCCGCCGGGGATTGCCCAGGACCGTCGAGCCCCCGCCAATGCGGCCGAGATCCGGGCTGATTTTCGGCGTGAGTTCGCCCTCAAGGACGATGACCTGTTGCTGGTGCAGATCGGCTCCGGGTTCAAAACCAAGGGCGTGGATCGCAGCCTCAAGGCCCTGGCGGCCTTGCCTGCGGCGCTGAAGAAACGCACCCGGCTGTTTGTAATTGGCCAGGATGACCCCAAGGTATTCCAAGTGCAGAGCGCTGCCCTGGGCTTGAGCGAACACGTGCAGTTCATGAAGGGGCGCAGCGATATCCCGCGTTTCCTGCTGGGCGCCGATTTGCTGATCCATCCGGCCTACAACGAAAACACGGGTACCGTGTTGCTGGAGGCCCTGGTGGCTGGCTTGCCGGTGCTGGTCAGCGCGGTCTGCGGTTATGCCCATTACATTGCCGAGGCCGAGAGTGGCCTGGTGCTGGATGAGCCGTTGGAGCAAGGGCAGCTCAATCAATACCTCACCACCATGCTCAGCGACGATGCCGCTCGTGCGACCTGGAGCCGAAATGGCCTGGCGTTTGCCGAGACGGCCGACCTCTACAGCATGCCGCAGCACGCTGCGGATGTGATTCTGGCGGAGCAAGACCGATGA
- a CDS encoding lipopolysaccharide kinase InaA family protein: MTDFLASEERALLERNGLGTFDQLWARQLDAVDEPNTGRGGHSSVYRLDVEGRGFYLKRQTNYLTHTLRHPFGEPSFSREFRNIRRYQQLGIPALQAVFFGMRKVNGESRAILMTRALDGWDDLDALLAQWAQMPELQRQAVLKACGHLARQLHGLRQVHGCFYPKHIFLRPEGAGYQAQLIDLEKTRPLLFGQRDRVKDLEPLLRRASVWGVEDVRCLLATYLDQPLDSSLLDAWVARLSARSSHKESR; the protein is encoded by the coding sequence ATGACTGATTTCCTGGCGTCCGAGGAACGTGCGCTGCTGGAGCGCAACGGGCTCGGCACTTTCGATCAGCTGTGGGCCAGGCAACTGGATGCGGTGGACGAACCCAATACCGGACGTGGCGGCCATAGCAGCGTCTATCGGTTGGATGTGGAAGGGCGAGGGTTCTATCTCAAGCGCCAGACCAATTACCTGACCCACACCTTGCGCCATCCTTTTGGCGAGCCGAGCTTCTCGCGTGAGTTTCGCAATATCCGCCGTTATCAGCAGTTGGGAATTCCAGCCCTGCAGGCGGTGTTTTTCGGGATGCGCAAGGTCAATGGCGAGTCCCGGGCGATCCTCATGACCCGGGCCCTGGATGGCTGGGATGACCTGGATGCGTTGTTGGCGCAATGGGCCCAGATGCCGGAGCTCCAGCGCCAGGCGGTGCTCAAGGCCTGTGGGCATTTGGCTCGCCAACTGCACGGCCTGCGCCAGGTGCACGGCTGCTTTTATCCCAAGCATATTTTCCTGCGTCCGGAAGGGGCGGGTTACCAGGCGCAACTGATCGACCTGGAGAAAACCCGGCCATTGCTGTTCGGCCAGCGCGACCGGGTCAAGGATCTCGAGCCGCTGTTGCGCCGAGCTTCGGTGTGGGGTGTCGAGGATGTGCGCTGCCTGTTGGCGACCTACCTGGACCAACCCTTGGACAGCTCGCTGTTGGATGCCTGGGTCGCCCGTCTCAGTGCCCGTAGCAGCCACAAGGAATCTCGCTGA
- a CDS encoding lipopolysaccharide kinase InaA family protein: MASWNLDPAYQALAQDFGSLDAVFALKGEHLTRDPLSDVVRVERDGVNYYVKRYTGAGKNLRRYLGKPRVKFEWQNLKRFAKWGIPTADVVAWGLERRCLAYSRGAMITRELPRTEDLSVLADRSDPRLKDRRWVDGISRQLATYTRTMHQHRFTHNDLKWRNLLVDDQDRLYLIDCPNGDFWRGFWLKYRITKDLACLDKVGKYHLSATQRLRFYMQYRQRDRLTASDKERIRHVVRFFEGRE, encoded by the coding sequence ATGGCTAGTTGGAACCTGGACCCGGCCTACCAGGCCCTGGCACAAGATTTCGGCAGCCTGGATGCGGTGTTTGCCCTCAAGGGCGAACACCTGACCCGCGATCCGCTGTCCGATGTCGTGCGTGTCGAGCGTGACGGGGTCAACTATTACGTCAAGCGCTATACCGGAGCGGGCAAGAATCTGCGGCGCTACCTGGGCAAGCCGCGGGTCAAGTTCGAGTGGCAGAACCTCAAGCGTTTCGCCAAGTGGGGTATTCCCACCGCCGACGTGGTGGCCTGGGGGCTGGAGCGTCGCTGCCTGGCCTATTCCCGGGGGGCGATGATTACCCGCGAACTGCCACGGACCGAAGACTTGTCGGTGCTGGCCGATCGTAGCGATCCGCGACTCAAGGACCGACGCTGGGTCGATGGCATCAGTCGCCAGTTGGCGACCTACACCCGTACCATGCACCAGCATCGCTTTACCCATAACGATTTGAAGTGGCGCAACCTGCTGGTCGATGACCAGGACCGGTTGTACCTGATCGACTGTCCGAACGGTGATTTCTGGCGGGGATTCTGGCTCAAGTACCGCATCACCAAGGATCTGGCCTGCCTGGACAAGGTGGGCAAATATCACCTTTCGGCTACCCAGCGCCTACGTTTCTATATGCAGTATCGTCAACGTGATCGCCTGACGGCTTCGGACAAAGAGCGTATTCGCCATGTGGTGAGATTTTTTGAGGGGCGTGAATGA